From one Gadus morhua chromosome 8, gadMor3.0, whole genome shotgun sequence genomic stretch:
- the dusp12 gene encoding dual specificity protein phosphatase 12 has translation MILVEPGLFIGSAADLSDAQALAEAAVSHVLSVDSEDPPLPQGAGLRHKRISVLDQPTSDLLSHMDDSFLFLQEAVEGGGAALVHCHAGRSRSAAMVTAYLMRSHRLSFSEAYDRLQRRNPDVQVNTGFQQQLQLYEALGCRVDRSRAEFREFRLRLLVEQQADLSQVPSEVFAVDPADSASSEVSYRCRKCRRTLFRGSSLLSHEVGDGASSFQHKKSSDPTGNAACTSYFIEPVQWMESALIGQLDGPLQCPRCSSKLGAFCWAGGRCSCGRWVTPSFQLHHNRLDCIRPISIQKIHTLTDSQTPTDSHADTHPG, from the exons ATGATATTGGTCGAGCCCGGCCTCTTCATCGGATCAGCAGCCGACCTGAGCGACGCCCAGGCTTTGGCCGAGGCAGCGGTCAGTCACGTGCTGTCGGTGGACTCCGaggaccctcccctcccccagggggcggggctccgaCACAAGAGGATCAGCGTCCTGGACCagccgacctctgacctcctgagTCATATGGATGACAGCTTCCTGTTCCTACAGGAAGctgtggaggggggcggggctgctcTTGTGCACTG ccATGCGGGGCGGAGCCGTAGTGCTGCCATGGTAACGGCCTACCTGATGAGGAGCCACAGGCTGAGCTTCTCTGAGGCCTACGACCGCCTGCAGCGCAGAAACCCCGACGTCCA ggtgaaCACTGggttccagcagcagctccagctctaCGAGGCTTTGGGCTGCCGAGTCGACCGGAGCCGAGCCGAGTTCAGAGAGTTCAGACTCAGGCTGCTGGTTGAGCAGCaggcag acctcTCCCAGGTCCCAAGCGAGGTCTTTGCGGTGGATCCCGCTGACTCCGCCTCCTCCGAGGTCTCCTATCGGTGCAGAAAgtgcag GAGGACTCTGTTCCGTGGTTCCAGTCTCCTGAGCCACGAGGTTGGGGACGGAGCTTCATCCTTTCAGCACAAGAAATCCAGCGATCCTACTG GTAACGCAGCATGCACCTCCTACTTCATTGAACCTGTCCAGTGGATGGAGAGCGCTCTGATTGGCCAGCTGGACGGGCCG CTACAGTGCCCGCGGTGCAGCAGTAAGCTGGGGGCGTTCTGCTGGGCAGGGGGCCGGTGCTCCTGTGGCCGATGGGTCACGCCCTCCTTCCAACTCCACCACAACCGACTGGACTGCATACGACCAATCAGTATCCAGAAAATACACACCCTGACTGACTCACAGACCCCGACTGACtcgcacgctgacacacaccCTGGCtaa